TAGTTCTTTATTTGCTGTGGATCACGGGATAACCATTCAAATTCTGTTTCAGCATTTACAAACTTTTTATTATAACTGCCTGTTGTTAATCGATTTAACAATTGACTCTCAGCGTGGCTACCATACTTTTGTATTTGTGACTTTGCAATGAGTTTTGCAATTGATAATGAAATGGGGGAGTTTCCACCTGTACCTGACAAGATCACACCGTGAATATCCGTTTGAAAGCGTTGTAGAAAACGTCTAACTAAAAACGATCCCATACTATGACCCATCAAAAATATAGGCACAGAGGGGTACTGCTCTCGAACATGATCATAAACTTCCTTTAAATCTTCTACCACTTTCTCAAAACCATTATTTTCTGCAAAGTAACCACTATTTCCACTTTTTTCTCCTGTTCGTCCATGTCCCCGATGATCATTACCAACCAAATAAATTCCATTAGCAACTAGGAATTGAGCAAATGTTTCATAACGTTTAATATGCTCAGCCATTCCATGTGACAACTGGATAACGGCTCTTGGTTTCATTGTTTCTTCCCACCATTTTGTAACAAAAACCTCATGTCCATCTTTCATAGGTAACCAATATTCTTCTCCCAACTCATCCACTCCTTAATAAGGGAGTTAGAGCACGCTCCTAACCCCTTCACTGCCTATCTTTCATCAATCGGTGTAACAGCATCTTGTAATTCTTGATCTAATTGTACCTGATAATTCCTCGTTTGCTCTTTTGTCCAATTTAATTTTTTGGCCATGAACGGTATCACTTTTTCTTTCCAAGTAATTACCCAGTTACGATCAAAAAATAAAGCACCAGTCCGGCGAATAAAGAAATCAACCGGCTTCACCACCATTTCATGCTCAATCGCGTACATAAGCTGCGCATATACAACCCTTGATAATCCCATTGCATCATGACTATGATAGCTATTACTATACTCAAAAACTAAATCCACATTAGATCCGTATTGCTTTGCTAAAAAATGACCTTCTTCTTTGGTGAGGCCGTATTTAACTGCCTCTGCCTGTTTTTTCTTAATAAAAGCCATGAATTCCTTCGAACCGCCAACATTACCACCAGAGATTGGATATGTTTTCGTTTGAGAAGTTTTAAAAGATACGCCTGTTGAAGATTCACTAATTCCCTTTGAAACAAGATCCACAACTGATTCAGCCATTTTTCGATAGCCAGTTAATTTTCCACCAGCAATTGTTATAAGTCCACTGTCGGCTTCCCAAATCTCATCCTTCCGAGAAATTTCAGAAGGATCTTTTCCTTTTTCGTAAATTAATGGACGTACTCCGGCCCAGCTTGATTCAACATCTTCCTTTGATAATTTCACATTCGGAAACATATACGTTATGCTGTTTAAAATATAATCTCGGTCTTCTGCAAGCATTTTTGGATTGGCTGTGTCTTCTTCGAAAAATGTATCTGTTGTCCCTACATACGTTTTCCCATCACGTGGAATAGCAAAAACCATTCGTCCGTCAGGTGTATCAAAATAAACAGCTTGTTGAAGAGGAAAAACGGATTGATCAAGTACTAAGTGAACTCCTTTTGTTAATCGAAGCTGTTTGTTATTTCTCGTATAATCCTTGTTTCGTACATCATCCACCCAGGGTCCAGCTGCATTTACCACATTTTTTGCGGAAATGGTGTATTGTGTTTGTGTTAGCACATCCATCACTGTCGCACCTGACACTTTATTATCTTTATATAAAAGATCAACTGCTTTTGCATAATTTACGATATGAGCTCCATTTTGAACAGCTGCCTTTAATACTTCAATTGTTAACCTTGCATCATCTGTTCGATATTCAACGTAATAGCCTCCACCTTTTAACCCCTTTTTCTTAAGTAACGGCTCTTTACGTAATACTTCCTTTGTAGATAGCATTTTCCGGCGTTCTCCCTTTTTGACACTTGCTAAAAAATCATAAAAACGTAACGCAACAGAGGTGGTGAATGTACCAAAGGTTCCTCCTTGGTGTATTGGCAGCAGCATCCATTCAGGTGTTGTGACATGTGGTCCATTTTCATACACAATTGCACGTTCTTTTCCAACCTCTGCCACCATCGCTACTTGAAATTGTTTTAAATACCTTAGACCACCATGAACAAGTTTTGTTGAGCGACTCGATGTTCCTGCAGCAAAATCTTGCATCTCAACAACTGCAACCTTCATCCCTCGAAGGGCAGCATCCAACGCAATCCCAGCCCCTGTAATTCCTCCACCAATAACGAGCAAGTCGTATTCCTGTTTATCCATCGTTTCAAGAAGTGCACCTCTTGTTATACTTGAAAACTTCATCATTTCGACATCCCCTTAGCGTCAAATGTAAGGCTTAATAAAAGGACGGATAACTAACAAAAAAGAGACCAAACAACATCATAGACAAATGACTATAATGTAGTTTGGTCTCTCCAAATCTCTAACCGTCTTATTAACTTACTATTATTGTAGCATTTTACGGGAGGTATGGAAAGATTTCTGTTCAATAGCAACACAATCTACTTGCTGAATTTCCATAGCTCTCGTTTGGATGTGGTAATCGCATCAGCACCAGCCTCAAGCGCCTTTTCCACCTCTTCTGGTGTCCGAATAAGACCTCCGGCAAGAATCTTTGTATTTGTTCGTTCCTTTACCTCTTTAATCATCCACGGCATTGCCCCCGGAAGCACCTCAATGTAATCAGGCTTCGTTTTCTCAAGTAAACGATAACTTCTTTCCAAAGCATGTGAATCAATTAAAAACATTCGTTGAATGGCCACAACACCCTTTTGCTTTGCTTTTAAAATCACATTAGATTTTGTAGAAATAAGACCATATGGATCAAACTCCTGGCATATATATTCAGTAGCATAATCATCGTTTTTCAACCCATGTATGAGATCAACATGGTAAATCAGTTTTTTATGATTCTGCTCTGCTAATTTATGAAAATTGCCCAATTGAGAAATGTGAGTTTCAAGGAATATTCCAATCTCATAATCACTTTGTAAAAATTTCTCAAACTGTTTGATTGAGGAAAAAGCCGGTAAAATTTTTTGCATGGTAGTTCCTTTCCTTCACATAAAAGTTCTATACTAAGCTTAAATTTAAATAGAGTATTTGTAAATAAAAGGTTTTGGTATGAATCTGAAAAGCAAAAACGACCGTGGTAAATTTCATCCCACGATCGTTATTCTCACCTTAATCCGCAATGAATATGATGTCCTGTTACTGCTCTATACTCATTCTCCAACTCACTAAGAGTTAGTTCATATAACTGACGATTATCTGAAGATTTATAGTAATCTAGCCTTAACAATTGCTGAATGACCTGTTCCTTTTTCAAACAAATTGCTTTTTTAAAGATTTCACCGATATTCGTTCACTCCTTTATTAAAGAATGATAGGAAAATCTACATAAATTGACTTTCAATCTCCATTTGATGAAGAAAGTGCTCTAATCTTAATTTAAGTTCCGATGACTCTTTTAAGCATTTTGTGGTATGTAAAAAAGAGGCTTCATCACCTTTCCCCAGAGACTGATCTACTTGAAATTTTAAATGATTTATTTTCAATTCAATATCCACTAATGAAGCTAGATAACCTTTCGTAAAATATTTATCTAAATCTTCCAGAGCCATATAAAAATGCCAATGTTTATTTAAGATCACTAAAATATACCAGCCCGTATCAAAAAGAAATTTTTTATCATTTGTCACTTCAATAAAGTCCTCTTT
This Metabacillus endolithicus DNA region includes the following protein-coding sequences:
- a CDS encoding alpha/beta hydrolase; translated protein: MGEEYWLPMKDGHEVFVTKWWEETMKPRAVIQLSHGMAEHIKRYETFAQFLVANGIYLVGNDHRGHGRTGEKSGNSGYFAENNGFEKVVEDLKEVYDHVREQYPSVPIFLMGHSMGSFLVRRFLQRFQTDIHGVILSGTGGNSPISLSIAKLIAKSQIQKYGSHAESQLLNRLTTGSYNKKFVNAETEFEWLSRDPQQIKNYIDDTYCGKPATTSFYYDLYDGLKRIQEDEEVKKVQKNIPFYLFSGDMDPVGNYSKGVTGLIKQLKKHGIVEIDYKIYKDGRHEMLNEVNRDEVFKDLLQWLEKQLNKK
- a CDS encoding glycerol-3-phosphate dehydrogenase/oxidase, with the protein product MKFSSITRGALLETMDKQEYDLLVIGGGITGAGIALDAALRGMKVAVVEMQDFAAGTSSRSTKLVHGGLRYLKQFQVAMVAEVGKERAIVYENGPHVTTPEWMLLPIHQGGTFGTFTTSVALRFYDFLASVKKGERRKMLSTKEVLRKEPLLKKKGLKGGGYYVEYRTDDARLTIEVLKAAVQNGAHIVNYAKAVDLLYKDNKVSGATVMDVLTQTQYTISAKNVVNAAGPWVDDVRNKDYTRNNKQLRLTKGVHLVLDQSVFPLQQAVYFDTPDGRMVFAIPRDGKTYVGTTDTFFEEDTANPKMLAEDRDYILNSITYMFPNVKLSKEDVESSWAGVRPLIYEKGKDPSEISRKDEIWEADSGLITIAGGKLTGYRKMAESVVDLVSKGISESSTGVSFKTSQTKTYPISGGNVGGSKEFMAFIKKKQAEAVKYGLTKEEGHFLAKQYGSNVDLVFEYSNSYHSHDAMGLSRVVYAQLMYAIEHEMVVKPVDFFIRRTGALFFDRNWVITWKEKVIPFMAKKLNWTKEQTRNYQVQLDQELQDAVTPIDER
- a CDS encoding glycerol-3-phosphate responsive antiterminator — translated: MQKILPAFSSIKQFEKFLQSDYEIGIFLETHISQLGNFHKLAEQNHKKLIYHVDLIHGLKNDDYATEYICQEFDPYGLISTKSNVILKAKQKGVVAIQRMFLIDSHALERSYRLLEKTKPDYIEVLPGAMPWMIKEVKERTNTKILAGGLIRTPEEVEKALEAGADAITTSKRELWKFSK
- a CDS encoding Fur-regulated basic protein FbpA; translation: MKKEQVIQQLLRLDYYKSSDNRQLYELTLSELENEYRAVTGHHIHCGLR